The following proteins are co-located in the Macadamia integrifolia cultivar HAES 741 chromosome 3, SCU_Mint_v3, whole genome shotgun sequence genome:
- the LOC122073408 gene encoding anthocyanidin reductase-like: MTSRSISAMEEKGGRGSGHRTVCVTGGAGYLGSSLVKKLLQKGHTVHATLRNLDDQSKVGLLKSFPEANTKLRLFKADIYNPDEFNTAIQGCDFVFHVATPLQSNTQSSQYKDTTEAAVAAVESIVKSCIRSGTVKRLIYTGSVVAASPLKEDGSGFKDSMDESCWTPLNLPINYYGFETLKDYTYSKTISEKKLLSYACKENKMELVSLACGLVGGDTVLSYISGSIACLMSQPLNDPISYQSLEFLQELMGKVPIVHIDDVCEAHIFCMDQRSLQGIFLFASDFLSTKEIADYFCLYHPEICIAEEFHGRNGSEVRWGSTKLNDVGFKPNYDAKLILEDSLQFLRKMGSFK, from the exons ATGACCTCAAGATCGATCTCTGCAATGGAGGAAAAGGGAGGAAGGGGCAGTGGCCACCGAACCGTTTGTGTTACAGGTGGTGCAGGTTATCTTGGCTCTTCTTTGGTCAAGAAGCTCTTACAGAAAGGGCACACAGTCCATGCAACTCTCAGGAATCTGG ATGACCAATCAAAGGTAGGCCTTCTCAAGAGCTTCCCTGAAGCAAATACCAAATTACGGTTGTTCAAGGCTGATATCTATAATCCCGATGAGTTCAATACTGCCATCCAGGGCTGCGATTTCGTGTTCCATGTGGCCACTCCCTTACAAAGCAACACCCAAAGTTCTCAA TACAAAGACACGACTGAAGCAGCGGTAGCAGCAGTGGAGAGCATAGTGAAGTCCTGCATAAGATCAGGAACAGTGAAGCGACTCATATATACTGGCTCTGTGGTTGCTGCATCACCATTGAAAGAGGATGGTTCTGGTTTCAAGGACTCCATGGATGAGTCTTGTTGGACACCTCTTAATCTTCCAATTAATTACTACGGTTTCGAGACTCTGAAG GATTATACCTATTCGAAAACTATATCAGAAAAAAAGTTACTGAGCTATGCATGTAAAGAGAATAAAATGGAATTGGTGAGCTTGGCTTGTGGCCTCGTGGGAGGAGATACTGTTCTATCTTACATATCTGGAAGCATTGCATGCCTTATGTCCCAACCTTTAAATGATCCAATTTCTTATCAAAGCCTAGAATTTTTACAAGAGTTGATGGGTAAGGTTCCTATTGTGCACATTGATGATGTATGCGAAGCTCATATCTTCTGTATGGATCAAAGGTCATTGCAGGGAATATTTTTGTTTGCAAGTGACTTCCTAAGTACAAAGGAGATTGCAGATTACTTCTGTCTATATCATCCCGAAATTTGCATTGCAGAAGA GTTTCATGGACGGAATGGTAGTGAAGTGCGTTGGGGTTCAACAAAGCTGAATGATGTGGGATTTAAGCCCAACTATGATGCTAAGTTGATATTAGAGGACAGTTTACAGTTCTTGAGGAAGATGGGTTCTTTCAAATGA
- the LOC122074935 gene encoding putative anthocyanidin reductase: MEETGSGHRTVCVTGGAGYLGSSLVKKLLEKGHTVHATLRNLDDQSKVDLLKNFPEANTNLRLFKADIYNPDEFDTAIQGCDFVFHVATPVPNSTQISSQCKNMTEAAVAAVESIVKSCIRSGTVKRLIYTGSVVATSPLKEDRSGFKDSMDESCWTPLNLQINYNDSESLKDYVKSKTLSEKKLLNYECKENKLEFVSLVCGLVGGDTVLPYIPTSFAMLMSQPLNDPISYGTLEFLQELLGKVPIVHIDDVCEAHVFCMDQRSLQGRFLFTSDFLTTKEIADYFCRYHPEISIAEAFLGRHVSGVCWGSKKLNDIGFKPSYDAKFILDDSVQCLRKKGALI, translated from the exons ATGGAGGAAACGGGCAGTGGCCACAGAACCGTTTGTGTTACAGGTGGTGCAGGTTATCTTGGCTCCTCGTTGGTCAAGAAGCTCTTAGAGAAAGGTCACACCGTCCATGCAACTCTCAGGAATCTGG ATGACCAATCAAAAGTAGATCTTCTGAAGAACTTCCCAGAAGCAAATACCAACTTACGGTTGTTCAAGGCTGATATCTATAATCCAGATGAGTTCGATACTGCCATCCAGGGCTGCGATTTCGTCTTCCATGTGGCCACTCCCGTACCAAACAGTACACAGATAAGCTCTCAA TGCAAGAACATGACTGAAGCAGCGGTAGCAGCAGTGGAGAGCATAGTAAAGTCCTGCATAAGATCAGGAACAGTGAAGCGACTTATATATACAGGCTCTGTGGTTGCTACATCACCATTGAAAGAGGATAGATCTGGTTTCAAGGACTCTATGGATGAGTCTTGTTGGACACCTCTTAATCTTCAAATTAATTATAACGATTCCGAGTCTCTGAAG GATTATGTCAAATCGAAAACATTATCAGAGAAAAAGTTATTGAACTATGAATGTAAAGAGAATAAGCTGGAATTTGTGAGCTTGGTCTGTGGCCTCGTGGGAGGAGATACTGTTTTACCTTACATACCTACAAGCTTTGCAATGCTTATGTCCCAACCGTTGAATGATCCAATTAGTTATGGAACCCTAGAATTTTTACAAGAGTTGTTGGGTAAGGTTCCTATTGTTCACATTGATGATGTATGCGAAGCCCATGTCTTCTGTATGGATCAAAGGTCATTGCAGGGAAGATTTTTATTTACAAGTGACTTCCTAACTACAAAGGAGATTGCAGATTACTTCTGTCGATATCATCCGGAAATTAGCATTGCAGAAGC GTTTCTTGGACGGCATGTTAGTGGTGTGTGTTGGGGTTCAAAGAAGCTGAATGATATTGGATTCAAGCCTAGCTATGATGCTAAGTTTATTTTAGATGACAGTGTACAATGTTTGAGAAAAAAGGGTGCTTTGATATGA